The following are from one region of the Macaca thibetana thibetana isolate TM-01 chromosome 2, ASM2454274v1, whole genome shotgun sequence genome:
- the P2RY1 gene encoding P2Y purinoceptor 1 produces the protein MTEVLWPAVPNGTDAAFLAGPGSSWGNSTVASTAAVSASFKCALTKTGFQFYYLPAVYILVFIIGFLGNSVAIWMFVFHMKPWSGISVYMFNLALADFLYVLTLPALIFYYFNKTDWIFGDAMCKLQRFIFHVNLYGSILFLTCISAHRYSGVVYPLKSLGRLKKKNAVYISVLVWLIVVVAISPILFYSGTGVRKNKTTTCYDTTSDEYLRSYFIYSMCTTVAMFCVPLVLILGCYGLIVRALIYKDLDNSPLRRKSIYLVIIVLTVFAVSYIPFHVMKTMNLRARLDFQTPAMCAFNDRVYATYQVTRGLASLNSCVDPILYFLAGDTFRRRLSRATRKASRRSEANLQSKSEDMTLNILPEFKQNGDTSL, from the coding sequence ATGACCGAGGTGCTGTGGCCGGCTGTCCCCAACGGGACGGACGCTGCCTTCCTGGCCGGTCCGGGTTCGTCCTGGGGGAACAGCACGGTCGCCTCCACTGCCGCCGTCTCTGCGTCGTTCAAATGCGCCTTGACCAAGACGGGCTTCCAGTTTTACTACCTGCCGGCTGTCTACATTTTGGTGTTCATCATCGGCTTCCTGGGCAACAGCGTGGCCATCTGGATGTTCGTCTTCCACATGAAGCCCTGGAGCGGCATCTCCGTGTACATGTTCAACTTGGCTCTGGCCGACTTCTTGTACGTGCTGACTCTGCCAGCCCTGATCTTCTACTACTTCAATAAAACAGACTGGATCTTCGGGGATGCCATGTGTAAACTGCAGAGGTTCATCTTTCATGTGAACCTCTATGGCAGCATCTTGTTTCTGACATGCATCAGTGCCCACCGGTACAGCGGTGTGGTGTACCCCCTCAAGTCCCTGGGCCGGCTCAAAAAGAAGAACGCGGTCTATATCAGCGTGCTGGTGTGGCTCATTGTGGTGGTGGCGATCTCCCCCATCCTATTCTACTCAGGTACCGGGGTccgcaaaaacaaaaccaccacctGTTATGACACCACCTCAGACGAGTACCTGCGAAGTTATTTCATCTACAGCATGTGCACGACCGTGGCCATGTTCTGTGTCCCGTTGGTGCTGATTCTGGGCTGTTACGGATTAATTGTGAGAGCTTTGATTTACAAAGATCTGGACAACTCTCCTCTGAGGAGAAAATCGATTTACCTGGTGATCATTGTACTGACTGTTTTTGCTGTGTCTTACATCCCTTTCCATGTGATGAAAACGATGAACTTGAGAGCCCGGCTTGACTTTCAGACCCCAGCAATGTGTGCTTTCAATGACAGGGTTTATGCCACATATCAGGTGACAAGAGGTCTAGCAAGTCTCAACAGTTGTGTGGACCCCATTCTCTATTTCTTGGCGGGAGATACTTTCAGAAGGAGACTCTCCCGAGCCACAAGGAAAGCTTCTAGAAGAAGTGAGGCAAATTTGCAATCCAAAAGTGAAGACATGACCCTCAATATTTTACCTGAGTTCAAGCAGAACGGAGATACAAGCTTGTGA